CCTTGCCGGCAACATCATAGCTGCGCGCCTCGTTCATGTAGCGCTCGCCCGCCTGGTTGACGATGATGCAACCGGGCAGGGCGCGTTCGTAGAACAACGGTCGGGCGGTGTCCTCGCCCGGAACACGCACTGTCGGGGCCCACCAGGCCTCGTCCATCAGATCGGTTGCGGCGCCGATGCGAATGCCGGCCATGATGGCATCGCCAGTGTTGTTTTCCTGGCTGGCGGAGAACGCGGTGCTGCTGTCGCCGGGAAGGTAGCGGTCGCGCATGGACTGGTTTCTCTCGAACCCGCCGGCGCCGAGGATCACGCCCTTGCGGGCGCGGACCCGCAATTGTCGTCCTCCACGTTCGATCACCGCGCCTTCGACGGGGCCATTCTCACCCCTGACGAGTTCGATCAGGCTCGCGTTCAGCCAGAGCTCGCCGCCCTTGCGATTGAGCGCGTTCTTGAGATGCGCGGCGATCGCCGAACCGAAAACGATGAAGCGGCTGCGCGAGCTTTTCAGCCGCTGCCCCACATCCCCGTAATAGCGCCAGAGAACGCGGGCCATGGTCCCCTTCCAGCCGGGACCGCGCGTGATCATCGGAGCGGATTCCATGATCGTCCAAGGAATCTTGCCGAACAGCATGGCCGACCGATGCGTCGTGCGCAGCGTGGCGAAGTCTTCCTCGGACAGTTCGTCGGCATGGATCGTGTTGCAGGCGTGGCTGCGGTAACCCATCTTTCCGCCCGCCTTTTCGGCCTGGTAGTCGGTATAGGGAATGGCGGTGAAGCGCAGGTCCGAAAGCGCCTCGATCCGGCGTTTCATGACCCGGGCATTTTCCACGAAGGCGCGTATACGGGAATCGGCAACGGTGTTGCCGACCAGTTCCTTGATGTAGGTGAATGCCTCGTCCGGGGTGTCGGACTGGCCCTGTTCCAGCGCGGAATCGCTGGCCGGTATCCAGACGCCGCCGCCCGAAGTTGCGCTGGTCCCGCCATAAAGGGCGCTCTTCTCAACGATCAGCACACGAGCCCCGCGATCTGCCGCGAACACGGCAGAGGCCATTGCACCTGCACCCGAGCCGACGACGAGAACGTCGACTTCGTGGTCCCAACGCCGGGCCACGCCCCCGGTCACGTCCGCTGCTCCGCGAGGGCTTCGTTCTGGAAGCCAAGGCCGAAGGCTTCGATGATCGGAAGCGGGTTCACGTACTCGCGCCAGTAGACCACCAGGTCGCCTTCGAAACGCA
This window of the Novosphingobium aromaticivorans DSM 12444 genome carries:
- a CDS encoding FAD-binding protein, encoding MTGGVARRWDHEVDVLVVGSGAGAMASAVFAADRGARVLIVEKSALYGGTSATSGGGVWIPASDSALEQGQSDTPDEAFTYIKELVGNTVADSRIRAFVENARVMKRRIEALSDLRFTAIPYTDYQAEKAGGKMGYRSHACNTIHADELSEEDFATLRTTHRSAMLFGKIPWTIMESAPMITRGPGWKGTMARVLWRYYGDVGQRLKSSRSRFIVFGSAIAAHLKNALNRKGGELWLNASLIELVRGENGPVEGAVIERGGRQLRVRARKGVILGAGGFERNQSMRDRYLPGDSSTAFSASQENNTGDAIMAGIRIGAATDLMDEAWWAPTVRVPGEDTARPLFYERALPGCIIVNQAGERYMNEARSYDVAGKAMIDADRADARTIPSWIVFDARFRRKYPMGPVIPLLPDILQSRGARKAWRKASTIRSLGRKIGVDSEKLANTIDRVNRFARTGVDEDFGRGSAPYDRYYGDQSVTPNPNLAPIEEAPFYALQVFPGDIGTKGGLATDAAARVLDASGEPISGLYAIGNTAASVMGPSYPGAGSTLAPAMTFGMLAVDDMLGVPT